Within the Gloeobacter kilaueensis JS1 genome, the region GCCGGTTCGATATTCTGGATGCGGCGCAGCGACAACAGCGCCAGAAGGCCGCCACCGCCTAAAAAGACGACGGCGACGATCAAACTGGCCAGCCAGGGAGCAAGCCAGATTTCAAGAGCGTGCATCAGCGTGACGCCGATAAAAGCAAGGCCAAGAATGGCAAGGATGCCCCCAGCCGCAATGCCGACCGACTGCACAGCGAACTGCTTGCCGTCTGAAACCATTTCCTGATAAGCGAGGCGCAGGTGGGCAGCGAGCAACTGTTCCATCTGAGCAATGAGCTGAGAGAGCAGACTGCCGACATTTGTCTCGGTGTAGCGTTGCATTGCGCTCTCCTGCTAACTCTTGATGAGACGGGCGAGAAGAAAACCAACGACGAACGCGCCACCGACGCTCAGCAGAGGCTGCTTGCGGATCTGCTTTTTGAATTGTTCGCCCAGTTCGTCGGTGTCGGTCGATTCGAGGTACTCCGCACCCCTGCGGATCGTCCCTGCGACGCCGCTGCTGAGCCTGCCCACCTGGGTACCGGGCTCGCCGTAATTTTCGAGCTTGTCGGCGACAGTGTGCAGCTTGCTCGCGGTGCCGTCGATTACATCGTCGATCCGCCCCTTCACCTGCTGGAGGTTTTCTGACTGCCTGTCACTACCGGGAGTGTCTTCGCTCCGATGGACTTTTTGCTCTTCTTCGAGCGGATTTGCAGCGCCTGGAATGTGGTTCGTCTGGCTTTCCATAATCGTCTTTTACAACCGTCTTTTGCTTCTGGGTCACGTATCCCCCAGAATAGGTTGCAATCGAGTTGCAGACATTGTTCGCGAGAGAGAAATCGGCCCCGCCGAAGGGTAGAATCCGCTTTGGGTGCTAACGGCAGCGCAAAGAAGCGAGATCGACATCCGGCAGGCGGGTGCGCTCAGAACCAGCAACGCGCTCCATCGGACCGCCGCGCACGTAGTAGTCGCCCGCCGATAAGCTGCCCATCGGTCTGCCGCCGTTAAATAAAAAGCCGAACAGGCCGCCCAAAAGACCGCCGCCCCCCTGGCCGCTGCCGGCATCGAGCACTTCGACCCGAATCCGGATCTCAGCCTGGCCGGGTCCACGGTTGAGAATGTCTGCGGTCGAAGCATAGACCGCTCCGCCTTGATCGCGCAGTTGCTCGGTAAAGCTAAAGCGCGCATCGCTGTAGTCGTTTACCTGCCAGCACAGCCGGTCGAGGCGCTCGCCGGTCTGCACCTTGTAGGTGCTGTAGAGCTTCGAGAGGTCGCCGGGTAGACTGAGCTGCTCGCTCTGGTAATTGTTGCCGCCACCAAAGCCACCGCGCGCGTCGTAGATCTGCGATTGAAAGCGCCAGCTACCGCGCACCCACTCCGGCACCACATCCGCCACCCCGAGCTGGAAGGCAGAGCTACTTGCACTCGCCCGGTAGCCGCCCCGGCGACTATTCGCCCGATCGCTGCTGGCACGGCCATTGAGGGTCGGTTCATCGACGGTGGCGATACCCAGTTGCTGGCGCAGGCGGTTGGCGTCCTTGCTATTTACTACACCGTCGCCGTTGAGATCGGCGCGCGCACTTTGATCGCCGTCGAGCAGTCCCGAGCCGTCCAGGTACTGTTCTAAAAGGCCCAGGTCAGCGCGGTCCACCTTGCCATCGCCGTTGAGATCCCCCGCCGTCTGGGCGCTGAGCGGCCCGACCGCCAGCAACAGCACCAGGGCAGCGACCGGCCCAGAGAATCTGATTGGACTTTGAAAGATTGCCACTGCTCTTTTGACAGCCTCCGGCTGGCCCAGGTTCCCCCTCCATTGTGGGCCGGACGCGAAATTAGAGACAATAGGAAAGTACCCCAGAGCGAAGCACAGCCGTGATTCTCAAACACGAACATCTCGAAGCCAAGCAGCAAGAACTGTACGACGTGATCGTGGTCGGCGGGGGAGCCGGTGGATTGTCGGCGGCGGTGTATCTCGCCCGCTACAACCTGAAGGTGCTCGTCATCGAAAAAGGACGGGGCCGCTCCTTCTGGATGCAAAAGCTCTGGAATTACCTTCCGGCTGTGATCAGCGGCAAAGAACTGATCGAGGGGGGCAGGATGATGGCCCTCGACTACGGGGCCGACTGGCTGAATGGCTTTGTCGAGTCGGTACAGGATACTGGCGGCGAGTTTGCCGTGCGCGTCAAGTACCGCCTCAAAAATAGCGAGTACCCGGTCTTCCGCTCGAAGTACCTGATCGCGGCGAGCGGTCTCATCGACGTACTGCCGCATCTGGCCGATATGCAAAATGTCTACGAGTACGCGGGCTACAACCTGCACGTCTGCTTGATCTGCGACGGCCACGAGATGACCGACCAGCGTGCCGCCCTGATCGCAGGCAGCGAGTCTGCGATCAACACCGCCTTTTTTCTGAGCTGGTTCACCCCCTACATCAGCGTTCTCACCCAGGGCGCTTTTCCGGTCAGTGAGGCGATGCGCACCAAGCTGGCCGAGCACGGCTATCCGCTCATCGAAAAACCGATTGCCCGCTTCCTGGGCCGCGACCACGTGATGGACGGCATCGAATTTACCGACGGCACCGTGCTCAAAGTAGACACGGGCCTTGTCTCGATGGGCTCGATCCGCCACAACGAATACCTCGAAGGTCTGGACCTCCAAAAAGACAGCGAAGACATCGTTACCGACGGCTACTGCCGCACCTCCCACCCGCGCCTCTTCGCCGTAGGCGATCTTAAAAAGGGCCTCAACCAGGTTTCGATCGCCGTCGCCGACGGCACCTTGGCCGCCACCGCGATCTGGAAGGAGATCCGGCGCGAGCAACCGGCGCGCAAGTGGCTCGAAAACCTGCGCCAGCCCGAAGTGGTTTAACAGCTCAAGGCCCCTGCCCGCCTTCACCCATCCCCCCTGCAGCTGCTCCTGCCAGACTCCCTGATTGTCCTCACCCATCCCCCCTGCAGCCCAGTTACAGTGAACCCCCCCTCTCCTCCCCTGCCCAGCGGGGGCAGGGGAGGAGAGGGGGGGCAGGGGGGGTGTGGAGGGGTGGGGGACGGTCTTAGTCACTACCCAAAAAAGCAAAAGAACGACCAGCTCCTATTGGATCCCAAGCCCCCTGACCTGCGCGGTGTGAGCTTGAAGCTGGTCTGATTGAACGCACCAGTGTGATACGGTAGGCGCATCAATCTGTGCGGGCTTTTCGATGTCACAGGCAAAGAACGTCCTCGGCGGCCCCCTGCAGACCTGCTGCCAATCCCCACTGACTGGCTTTTACCGCACTGGCCTCTGCGAGACCGGGCCCGAAGATAGCGGAGTACACGTAGTCTGTGCCCGCGTCAGCGAAGCTTTTTTGAGCTACACGCGGGCGATGGGCAACGACCTTTCGACTCCCGTACCGGCGGCGCGCTTTCCTGGCCTCAAGCCGGGCGATTGCTGGTGCCTTTGTGCGGCGCGCTGGCTTGAGGCGCTGCGCGATGGGGTGGCCCCGCCGGTGGTCCTGGCGGCGACCCACGAGGCTGCCCTGCGGACGGTTTCGCTCGCGGATCTCAAGGCGCACAGCATCGACTGAGGCTCCTCAGCCGATCGTAGTCAGTTGCACCGCACCGCCGGGGGTAGCCGTAAGGATGCTGCCCGCCGGGACGCGCTTCCAGTGCTCAGAAGGAGTCAGGGGCTCGGAGGCAATAAGAAATGCATCGGGGTAACGCAGATCGCCATTGAGCCAGTACAGGCTCGGGGGATTGGGACGATTGGCGTAGCGGGAGGCCACCAGTTGCTCGCCGTCGCTGAGGATCAAGTTCAAAGAAATAGCAACGTTCTGTTTGGCTGCCCAGTCCGCGAGAGTGCGGATCGAAGCGGCGAGGGCGTCGGTGAGACTGCCGCCCTGACGCTGCCACAGGTTGAGCACAAAGGCAAAGAGGTGCTCGGAGTCGGTGCTGCCGTCGATCGCCTTGTAATAGATATCGTCGAGGCTGTCGCGGATCGGTCGGTAGAGCGTCTGGCGAAAGTTCTCGATAAAACCGTTGTGCTGGGCGAGGATCTGCTCGAAGCAAAAAGGCTGGCAGTTGCTGAGATCGACCGCCTGACCGGGGGTGGCGCTGCGGACGTTGGCAAGCAGGCAGTGCGAATGGATATAGCGCACCAGGGCCGGAAAGTTCGCATCGCCCCAGATGGGCTGGGTGCTGCGAAAGCGAAACGGTGAACCTTCCCGTCCGGGATCGTACCAGCCGAAACCGAAGCCGTCGGCGTTGAGCAGGCCGGAAGTCATCTCCTGTGGTCGATAACTCTGGAGGACGAGCGAAAATTCCGGTTTTTCGACCAGATCGACGAGGGCAAGGCTGGGGCCAAGGTAGGCGAGCAATCGGCACATAGGTACACAGTATCGGGTGGACTTCTTACTTATAGTTCCAGGCTGCCAGAGCCAGGCAGAGCCAGCCGAGCAGGTAGGCGGCCCCCCCCAGGGGCGTGATCGCTCCCAGCCACTTGATGCCGCTCAGGCTCAGGGCGTAGAGACTGCCCGAGAAGATCAAAGTCCCGGCGATAAAGGCGTACCCGCTCACCGTCAATAGCGGATTCGGACCGCTGCGCTCCAGCAACAGAGCCACCAGGATCAAAGCCAGAGCGTGATACATCTGATAGCGGGCGGCAGTCTCAAAAATTTCGAGCGCCCGCTCGTCGAGTTGGGAGCGCAGGGCGTGGGTTGCAAAGGCTCCGGCGGCGACGGCCAGCCCCGCCAGTACCGCCGCAGTGGCCAGAAAAAAACGAAACATCAATCTACCACCAGCGAATTCGATAAATAATGCTCCAGTTGTTCGCGACAATCGAGCGTCAGTTCTGCGGGCAGGGCGTCGAGGGCAAAAGCGCCCGCCCGCTCGACTTCGAGTTTGTCGCGCGGTCGCATCTCGGCGGCTTCGACAAAAACCTCCATGACAATGCTGACGCTATGAAAGCGCGGATCGCGCCTGGGATCGGAGTAGACACCGCTCAGCCGCCCGATGCGTAAGACCCGCAGCCCGCACTCTTCGAGCACCTCCCGGATAATCGCCGCTCGAATCTTCTCGTTGTTGTCCATCAGCCCGCCGGGCAGCACCCAGCCGCCGCGATGCAGTTTGACGAGCACTACCTCACCGCCCGGCAGCAACGGAATGGCGCGCACGCCGACCAGCGGCCTGCCCAACAGCAAACCGAGCAGGGTACGGGCGATGTACCAGAAGGTCGCGGGCCATCCAGGTTTAGCAGAAGTGATAGATGGCTCCTTTCTTAAAAAATCGCGTCGGCATCCAGTCTATCAATCTTGAAAGTCAGCCTTCAGAGGGAAGTGAGTGGACAGATCGCTCGATATTCTCGAAGGAAAGACAACAAAATGGTCACTTCCCAGGAGAAAAGTCACAGATGGGATAGTGTCGGATTTGTATGCGAAGAGGACTCTGCAATGCTATTTATCAGAGCTGACGACAAGAAGTACGGCGACCCGGCGATCGCTGAGCGCTTCGGCAGGCAGGCGCTGATCAACGCCGAGGACGAAAAGCTTGGCAACATCGACCACGTATTTGTGAACGTCAACGACGCCAACGACCTCTACCTTGAGGCGAACCTCGGGGGCGGCCTGTTTGGTTTCGGGGGCAAGGAGTTTTTGATTCCGGCGGGCAAGCTGGCTGCGCGCGGCGAGAATCTCTTTTTGGATCTGCCCAAGGACGAGACGGCGATGCAGGGACGGCTCGTACCGGGCAGCGGCCAGGATTATTTAGCCGGCATTCTCGCTCCGCCCTACGGTTACGCCGAGGGCCAGGGCGAAGGCATCAAAGAAGCGATCGGCGGTGGCACTGGCCTGCCGGGCGGCAACTTCGCGGGCAACGTCGGCGACTACGGTGGCCGCCGGGTGACGAGCAACGTCGTGGACGCCCACCGGGGCAAGATCACCGCCCTCAAGGGCAACCGCCTCTACGAATCGACGACCAGCGAGCAGTTCGGCACGATCGAAGAAGTCTACTGCGATCTGTCCACGGGTGAGCCGACCCTGCTCAAGATTCGCTACGGCGGCGACCAGCAGCCCGGCGGTTTCTTCAGCCTCTTTGGCAGCGGGCACGATGTCCTGGTCTCCCTCGACGCGCTGGTCAAAAATGGCGACTTCTATTACCTGCGCGACCCCCAGACCCTCCAGATCCTGCACAGCGGCGACGAGAGGGGCTCTGTCGGTACACCGGCTGTCGCGCCCGAATTCTAGCTACCGCCACCACGGGCCTGCATCCCCAGCTTCGCAAGCAGGTGCTGGTCCTGGGAGGCGGCGGGGTTCGGCGTCGTGAGCAGTCTTGCTCCTGCAAAAATCGAGTTGGCTCCTGCCAGAAAACACAGCGCCTGCAACTCGTCGCTCATCGCCAGCCGTCCGGCAGAGAGGCGAACGATGGCGCGAGGAAAGACGATGCGGGTCGTCGCCACCAGCCGCACCACCTCCAGAGGCTCTACTGGCTCCGCGTTGGCCAGGGGTGTACCTGTAACAGGCACGAGGTTGTTGATCGGAATTGACTCGGGCTGCGGGTCGAGGCTGCTGAGCACTGCCAGTAGCTCAAAGCGGTCCTGGAGAGATTCGCCCATCCCTACGATTCCGCCGCAGCAGACCGAGATGCCGGCGGCGCTGACCGCCTCGATGGTTGCAAGCCGGTCCTGGTAGGTGCGGGTGGTAACCACCTGGGGATAGTAGCTGGGGCCAGTGTCGAGGTTGTGGTTGTAGGCGGTCAGTCCAGCCGCCTTCAGACGCAGCGCCTGGTGGGGTTTGAGCATCCCGAGGGTGCAGCAGACTTCGAGGTCCAGTGCCGCCACAGCCCTCACCATCTCAAGCACGCGCTCGAACTGGGGGCCGTCTTTGACTTCGCGCCAGGCCGCTCCCATACAAAAGCGGGTGGAACCTGCCGCCCGCGCCGCCTGCGCCTCAGCTACGACCGCTTCCAGATCGCTCAGGGGCTGGGGAACAAGACCAGTCGTGTGGTGGGCACTCTGGGAGCAGTAGCCGCAATTTTCGGGGCAGAGGCCGCTTTTGATGTTGCTCAGGGTGCAAAACTGCACCTGGCGCGGGTCGTGGTGTTCGCGGTGAGCGCGTTGCGCCTCGTAGAGCAGGTCCGGCAGGGACTGGTGGTAGATGCGGGCAATCTCAGCGACGGTAGTGGCCATGGGCGACGCAGTTGGAGCACGAACAATGTAGCACCTGGCTTTGGCGCTCAAGCCGGATCTGGATTTGCAGATCCGGCTTTGGAGTACTCTAGACCGCCTGCTTGAAGAGGCCAATGCCGTAATAGCAGGGATCTTTGGTCTTGCAGCCGCGCATCACGACCTGAACCTGGAACTTGCCTGCAATCTCAGGGCCAATCTTGATAGTGGGATAATCGCTGACGCTCACATCCTGGGCGACGACCTTGCCGTTGTAGATGAGCCGGAGATCGACGTCGGAGCAGTACTGATCGCAGACAGCCAGCAGTGCCCGCCTGCCGGTGCTCTGGTTGAGAGCGACATTAAAGAAAGTCGTCCGGTTGTTGGTCAGACCACCGGTGAAATATTTTTTTCCTTCGAGCTGGTAGCCCGGTAGGGCTGCCCGAGCGGCTTTGGCCAGGTAGCTCCCGACCTGCTGCCGCCACTGGTTGCTCTGAGCGATGGCATCTGTCGGAACCAGAAGCATCAGTGCCCCTACCGCTGCGAGGCTAAATCCAATCGGGAAGAGTTTTTTCATCGAAGTTCAGCTCCAGGAAGCTTGTGAGAGTATACGCACTATCGATAGGGATACCACGCACCTGTCATAATTTCCCAAAATCGCGTCTGCCGGACGGTCCATCACACAATCGGGCTGCACTGAAAGGGGATCTCCGGCAAGTTGTGAAAGGCATTCTGCAGCGACTGGCTCCAGGCCCGGCGCATCTCGACCCAGAAAGGATCGCCCTCCTGCAGGCGGCAACTCTGGGCGATGCGGAAGCTGTCGCGCTCGTAGACCAACAAATCTATCGGAGCCCCGACTGAGAGGTTCGAGATCATCGTCGAATCCATCGACAACAGCGCGCACATCGAGGCGGTCCTCAGGCTGCTGCGGTAGTTGAAGACGCGATCGAGGATGGGCTTTCCGTACTTGGTCTCGCCGATCTGGACGAAGGCCGTTTCCTCGGTTGCCTGGATAAAGTTGCCCTGGGTGTAGACGAGGTAGAGCGCCGGAATGTCGCCCTTGATCTGGCCTGCGACGATCAAGTTGACGCTGAAGTCGATGTTGTCCTTTTCGAGGGCGGCCCGGTCCTGCTGCTCGATAAGGCGGATCTTCTGGCCGATGTAGCGGCTGATGGCAAACATATTCGGCAGCGAGTGCAGGTTCTCCTCCTCCTTGAGCACGTCCTGGCGCAGGAGGTTGATCACCGACTGGGTGATCGAGAGATTGCCGGAGGTGAGAATAAAGATCATCCGTTCACCGGGAATCGAGAAATCAAACACCTTGCGGTAGCTCGATACGTAATCGACGCCGGCGTTCGTGCGTGAGTCGGCTGCCAATACCAATCCCGCTTCCATCAAAAGTCCAAGGCAGTAGGTCACCGTCGGCCTTCCCCAACGCTGGACACGCTCATCTTGCCATCTTGAGCAGCCAGATCGCAGGATGCCTATTTACAGGCGGCCTGTCGTTTGCGGGCGTCCTCTGCTAGGATCCCCTCAAGCATCGTTCAGCAAGGGACGCGAGATGAAAGATTTACTGCTGTGCGAGCGGACAATCGGTGAGGTGAAGCTCCGTGGTTACCGGTTGCAGGATCACTTTCTGATTGCCGTTTGGGGAGTACCGGGTTCGTCCGAACAGCCGAAACGTCTGGTTTGCCATGACTTTGAGCACCTGAACGATCTGTGGAGAACCTGGCAGCAAATCGAACCACAAGCGCTCATCGACCAGCTCGCTGCTTTTAAAGAAGGGATGTTACCCAAGCCCAAGCCCAAGATCTTCAAAAAGCCCGAAGCGCGGGGACCGTCCGGCGGCGGCCTGATCAAAAAACAGACCAGACCCAGCGCCGACGATGGGGAGAGCCTGCCAGAAAACAGTCCTCCCAAGCGGCGGCTGTTTTGAAGATCCCCTGGCAATGGACCACAAGCCCTGCCTGGGGCTTATTTGTCCAGCACAGGCAGCAGTCTGGCTCCGGCTTTTACAGAATAGACCTGATCGCCCCGCACCAGGCGGGCGGTGTCGCCCCGCGTGTCCGGTGTCTCGTAGTAGCGTTGCAGGTAATATTCGAGGATGACCGCCAGTTGCCGCCGGTCCGCCGCCGTCCTCGGGCTATCGAATGTCAGGCATTCGACTTGATCGAGGTGACTGTCAAAGTGCGGATTGCTGCGCAGGACCACCTGCGCCTGGATAGCCAGCTGAGCGATGTG harbors:
- a CDS encoding phage holin family protein, with the protein product MQRYTETNVGSLLSQLIAQMEQLLAAHLRLAYQEMVSDGKQFAVQSVGIAAGGILAILGLAFIGVTLMHALEIWLAPWLASLIVAVVFLGGGGLLALLSLRRIQNIEPAIRTREETQETIAWLTRKQ
- a CDS encoding dockerin type I repeat-containing protein — protein: MAIFQSPIRFSGPVAALVLLLAVGPLSAQTAGDLNGDGKVDRADLGLLEQYLDGSGLLDGDQSARADLNGDGVVNSKDANRLRQQLGIATVDEPTLNGRASSDRANSRRGGYRASASSSAFQLGVADVVPEWVRGSWRFQSQIYDARGGFGGGNNYQSEQLSLPGDLSKLYSTYKVQTGERLDRLCWQVNDYSDARFSFTEQLRDQGGAVYASTADILNRGPGQAEIRIRVEVLDAGSGQGGGGLLGGLFGFLFNGGRPMGSLSAGDYYVRGGPMERVAGSERTRLPDVDLASLRCR
- a CDS encoding NAD(P)/FAD-dependent oxidoreductase: MILKHEHLEAKQQELYDVIVVGGGAGGLSAAVYLARYNLKVLVIEKGRGRSFWMQKLWNYLPAVISGKELIEGGRMMALDYGADWLNGFVESVQDTGGEFAVRVKYRLKNSEYPVFRSKYLIAASGLIDVLPHLADMQNVYEYAGYNLHVCLICDGHEMTDQRAALIAGSESAINTAFFLSWFTPYISVLTQGAFPVSEAMRTKLAEHGYPLIEKPIARFLGRDHVMDGIEFTDGTVLKVDTGLVSMGSIRHNEYLEGLDLQKDSEDIVTDGYCRTSHPRLFAVGDLKKGLNQVSIAVADGTLAATAIWKEIRREQPARKWLENLRQPEVV
- a CDS encoding DUF2237 family protein — protein: MSQAKNVLGGPLQTCCQSPLTGFYRTGLCETGPEDSGVHVVCARVSEAFLSYTRAMGNDLSTPVPAARFPGLKPGDCWCLCAARWLEALRDGVAPPVVLAATHEAALRTVSLADLKAHSID
- the egtC gene encoding ergothioneine biosynthesis protein EgtC, whose translation is MCRLLAYLGPSLALVDLVEKPEFSLVLQSYRPQEMTSGLLNADGFGFGWYDPGREGSPFRFRSTQPIWGDANFPALVRYIHSHCLLANVRSATPGQAVDLSNCQPFCFEQILAQHNGFIENFRQTLYRPIRDSLDDIYYKAIDGSTDSEHLFAFVLNLWQRQGGSLTDALAASIRTLADWAAKQNVAISLNLILSDGEQLVASRYANRPNPPSLYWLNGDLRYPDAFLIASEPLTPSEHWKRVPAGSILTATPGGAVQLTTIG
- a CDS encoding DUF423 domain-containing protein; amino-acid sequence: MFRFFLATAAVLAGLAVAAGAFATHALRSQLDERALEIFETAARYQMYHALALILVALLLERSGPNPLLTVSGYAFIAGTLIFSGSLYALSLSGIKWLGAITPLGGAAYLLGWLCLALAAWNYK
- a CDS encoding NUDIX hydrolase translates to MGRPLVGVRAIPLLPGGEVVLVKLHRGGWVLPGGLMDNNEKIRAAIIREVLEECGLRVLRIGRLSGVYSDPRRDPRFHSVSIVMEVFVEAAEMRPRDKLEVERAGAFALDALPAELTLDCREQLEHYLSNSLVVD
- a CDS encoding PRC-barrel domain-containing protein, translated to MLFIRADDKKYGDPAIAERFGRQALINAEDEKLGNIDHVFVNVNDANDLYLEANLGGGLFGFGGKEFLIPAGKLAARGENLFLDLPKDETAMQGRLVPGSGQDYLAGILAPPYGYAEGQGEGIKEAIGGGTGLPGGNFAGNVGDYGGRRVTSNVVDAHRGKITALKGNRLYESTTSEQFGTIEEVYCDLSTGEPTLLKIRYGGDQQPGGFFSLFGSGHDVLVSLDALVKNGDFYYLRDPQTLQILHSGDERGSVGTPAVAPEF
- the bioB gene encoding biotin synthase BioB, giving the protein MATTVAEIARIYHQSLPDLLYEAQRAHREHHDPRQVQFCTLSNIKSGLCPENCGYCSQSAHHTTGLVPQPLSDLEAVVAEAQAARAAGSTRFCMGAAWREVKDGPQFERVLEMVRAVAALDLEVCCTLGMLKPHQALRLKAAGLTAYNHNLDTGPSYYPQVVTTRTYQDRLATIEAVSAAGISVCCGGIVGMGESLQDRFELLAVLSSLDPQPESIPINNLVPVTGTPLANAEPVEPLEVVRLVATTRIVFPRAIVRLSAGRLAMSDELQALCFLAGANSIFAGARLLTTPNPAASQDQHLLAKLGMQARGGGS
- a CDS encoding proteasome-type protease, whose product is MTYCLGLLMEAGLVLAADSRTNAGVDYVSSYRKVFDFSIPGERMIFILTSGNLSITQSVINLLRQDVLKEEENLHSLPNMFAISRYIGQKIRLIEQQDRAALEKDNIDFSVNLIVAGQIKGDIPALYLVYTQGNFIQATEETAFVQIGETKYGKPILDRVFNYRSSLRTASMCALLSMDSTMISNLSVGAPIDLLVYERDSFRIAQSCRLQEGDPFWVEMRRAWSQSLQNAFHNLPEIPFQCSPIV